A stretch of Vigna angularis cultivar LongXiaoDou No.4 chromosome 4, ASM1680809v1, whole genome shotgun sequence DNA encodes these proteins:
- the LOC108331775 gene encoding uncharacterized protein LOC108331775: MNVRGELSSPDPLDSFPPLRVRESDGASDDSEFERYCSANSVMGTPSTSMSMCSAVTLFHDFSDCDFASSADGFESFSLGKGTTEANCAGNRRRSLRYGSSGLELYGDCSEELALTALDSSELIGFNRIEEPNGNGEVSAGEGGVNGFEFQIDKREEEEEEEEELEELSEGDDSMYNYDSDGNGDGGKEIYLTENIGYCEEREVRNENSLFMNTSVAYGSRDLDDFLMQNGPVSVMSDLFHSQRKKNDTLNPGSGQKEQGKNVKDMVIVNEVEETKDIGYSDAAEKVKDREVVMPAYLEESSAPINSPSSVKMPIRGSGDLVSCPEVSSVTEVDEVHLDLPEKKAPRNMGLGVNGCGSMEKGNVNSEEAIAGSDAPGVKSELDDSMFRLDHISDDSQFHKSSSNPSSHLENVIAKSFECVEPITQLSDSGMRKLLESSPTSTNLLEKSPVVSKTEDFELNEFYDEVVQEMEEILLESMDSPGSRLSMGNRLVEPQFSMPSRDGGLTASTSSTDDAYLLVQRPRRIDRIEVVGARQKKGDVSFSERLVGVKEYTVYIIKVWSGKDQWEVERRYRDFFILYRCMKTLFNEQGWKLPLPWSSVEKETQIFRSASPDIIVKRSVLIQECLQSIIHSRFSPPIALTWFLSHQESYPISPVSNVPVSQSSFTGWQNFRNISNLGKTISLIVEIPPNKSIKQLLEAQHHTCAGCHKHFDNGRTLIWDFVQTFGWGKPRLCEYTGQLFCSSCHTNETAVLPARVLHRWDFTHYHVSQLAKSYLDSIYEQPMLCVTAVNPFLLSKVPALLHIMSIRKKIGIMLPYVRCPFRRAINRGLGNRRYLLESNDFFALRDLIDLSRGVFAALPVMVETVSRKILEHITDQCLVCCDVGDPCNARQDCSDPSSLIFPFQEDEIERCKACQLVFHKRCFRKLGNCPCGAQLRLNETRSFINRASQRGVGGETRGALDLLGRGLTSGLSQRFLSGFFTTEKPDKTKDHKDENIILMGSLPTTSL, encoded by the exons ATGAATGTGCGCGGCGAACTCAGTTCTCCGGATCCGTTGGATTCGTTTCCTCCGTTGCGGGTTCGGGAATCGGACGGTGCCTCGGACGATTCCGAGTTCGAGCGGTATTGCAGCGCCAACTCGGTGATGGGAACGCCCAGCACCAGCATGAGCATGTGCAGCGCTGTCACGCTCTTTCACGATTTCTCCGATTGCGATTTCGCCTCTTCGGCGGATGGTTTCGAGAGTTTCAGTTTGGGAAAGGGAACGACGGAGGCTAATTGCGCCGGCAACCGGCGACGGAGTCTGCGGTACGGTTCCAGTGGATTGGAGCTCTACGGTGATTGCAGTGAGGAGCTCGCTTTGACTGCGCTCGATTCCTCGGAGTTGATTGGGTTTAACCGGATCGAAGAGCCGAATGGGAACGGTGAAGTGAGTGCTGGAGAAGGTGGTGTAAATggttttgaatttcaaattgataaaagagaagaggaagaagaagaagaagaagaattggaaGAGTTATCGGAGGGTGATGATTCTATGTATAATTATGACAGTGATGGTAATGGTGACGGTGGAAAGGAAATTTATTTGACGGAAAACATTGGTTATTGTGAAGAGAGGGAAGTGAGAAACGAGAACTCTTTGTTTATGAACACTTCAGTGGCCTATGGTTCGCGAGACTTGGATGATTTTTTGATGCAAAACGGTCCCGTTTCTGTCATGTCTGATCTATTTCACAGTCAGCGAAAAAAGAATGATACATTGAATCCGGGTTCTGGTCAAAAGGAGCAAGGGAAAAATGTAAAGGACATGGTTATAGTCAATGAAGTTGAAGAAACTAAAGATATAGGTTATTCTGATGCCGCAGAAAAGGTTAAGGACAGGGAAGTTGTTATGCCTGCTTACTTAGAGGAAAGTTCTGCACCAATCAATTCTCCGAGCAGTGTCAAGATGCCGATCCGAGGTTCTGGTGATTTGGTTAGCTGTCCTGAAGTTTCTTCTGTTACCGAGGTGGATGAAGTTCATTTGGATCTTCCGGAGAAAAAAGCTCCTCGGAATATGGGTTTGGGTGTTAATGGTTGTGGTAGCATGGAGAAAGGAAATGTCAACAGTGAAGAAGCTATTGCAGGTAGTGACGCTCCTGGTGTAAAGTCGGAGCTGGATGATTCTATGTTTAGGCTTGATCACATCAGTGATGATAGCCAATTTCATAAGAGTTCTTCCAATCCATCCAGCCATCTTGAGAACGTTATTGCAAAATCATTTGAGTGTGTTGAACCAATTACGCAGCTGTCAGACAGTGGAATGAGGAAATTATTAGAGAGTTCACCCACTTCAACAAATCTCTTAGAGAAAAGTCCTGTGGTGTCTAAG ACAGAAGACTTTGAGCTAAATGAATTTTATGACGAGGTTGTTCAGGAAATGGAAGAAATTTTACTCGAATCTATGGATTCTCCTGGTTCTAGGCTTTCCATGGGTAACAGATTGGTTGAGCCTCAATTTTCTATGCCTTCAAGAGATGGTGGGTTGACTGCTTCTACTTCTAGCACAGATGATGCTTACCTGCTAGTTCAACGCCCAAGAAGAATAGATAGGATTGAAGTGGTAGGTGCGAGGCAGAAGAAAGGGGATGTTTCTTTTAGTGAAAGATTGGTTGGAGTGAAGGAATACACTGTGTATATAATTAAAGTGTGGAGTGGCAAGGACCAGTGGGAGGTTGAAAGGCGATATCGTGATTTCTTCATTCTTTATCGTTGCatgaaaacattattcaatGAGCAAGGCTGGAAATTACCTTTGCCATGGTCTTCTGTTGAAAAGGAAACCCAGATATTTAGAAGTGCATCTCCTGATATTATTGTGAAAAGGAGTGTTCTTATTCAAGAGTGTTTACAGTCTATTATCCATTCCAGGTTCTCTCCTCCTATAGCATTGACATGGTTTTTGTCCCATCAAGAATCGTATCCTATTTCACCCGTGTCAAATGTACCGGTTTCTCAGTCTTCTTTTACAGGATGGCAAAATTTTCGAAACATTTCCAATTTAGGAAAGACAATTTCACTCATTGTTGAAATTCCACCAAACAAATCTATCAAACAGTTGTTAGAAGCACAGCATCACACCTGTGCTGGATGCCATAAACATTTTGATAATGGAAGAACTTTGATTTGGGATTTTGTACAAACATTTGGATGGGGGAAGCCTCGACTCTGTGAATACACTGGCCAGTTGTTTTGTTCTTCTTGCCACACAAATGAGACTGCAGTCTTGCCAGCCAGAGTTTTACATCGCTGGGATTTTACGCATTATCATGTTTCTCAGCTGGCAAAATCCTATCTAGATTCGATATATGAACAG CCCATGCTCTGTGTCACTGCAGTTAATCCCTTCCTCTTGTCAAAGGTCCCAGCCCTGCTTCATATTATGAGTATCAGAAAAAAGATAGGTATAATGCTTCCATACGTTCGCTGCCCATTTCGGAGGGCCATTAACAGAGGACTTGGAAACAGGAGATATCTTCTCGAAAGCAATGACTTTTTTGCTCTTAGAGATTTGATTGATCTTTCCAGAGGAGTCTTTGCTG CACTTCCTGTGATGGTGGAAACTGTGTCAAGGAAAATCCTGGAACACATTACTGACCAATGCCTTGTATGTTGTGATGTGGGAGACCCCTGCAATGCCCGACAAGATTGCAGTGACCCATCTTCTCTCATTTTCCCATTTCAG GAAGACGAGATTGAAAGGTGCAAAGCTTGCCAGTTGGTTTTCCATAAGCGTTGCTTTAGAAAACTTGGAAATTGTCCCTGTGGTGCTCAACTCAGATTGAACGAGACAAGAAGCTTTATTAACAGAGCAAGCCAAAGGGGTGTTGGTGGTGAAACAAGAGGAGCTTTGGACTTATTAGGCAGAGGACTGACTTCTGGGTTGTCACAAAGGTTCCTATCTGGATTTTTTACAACAGAAAAACCAGACAAGACTAAGGACCATAAAGacgaaaatattattttaatgggCTCCTTACCAACCACTTCTTTATGA